The Microcaecilia unicolor chromosome 13, aMicUni1.1, whole genome shotgun sequence genome has a window encoding:
- the PITPNA gene encoding phosphatidylinositol transfer protein alpha isoform, producing the protein MVLIKEYRVILPVSVEEYQVGQLYSVAEASKNETGGGEGVEVLVNEPYEKDGERGQYTHKIYHLQSKVPSFVRMLAPEGALNIHEKAWNAYPYCRTIITNEYMKDDFLIKIETWHKPDLGTQENVHRLEPDVWKNVEVVNIDIADRRQVLSKDYKPEEDPAKFKSVKTGRGPLGPDWKKLLGQQSDCPHMCAYKLVTIKFKWWGLQNKVENFIHKQEKRLFTNFHRQLFCWLDKWVELTMEDIRRMEDETKKELDEMREKDPVKGMVAADD; encoded by the exons TACCAAGTAGGCCAGTTGTATTCAGTGGCAGAAGCTAGTAAGAATGAAACAGGTGGTGGTGAAGGTGTGGAAGTCCTGGTAAATGAACCTTatgagaaggatggagagagaggccAATACACGCATAAGATCTACCACTTACAAAG cAAGGTACCATCATTTGTTAGAATGCTGGCACCAGAGGGAGCCCTGAATATACACGAGAAGGCATGGAATGCCTATCCTTACTGCAGAACTA TTATTACA AACGAGTACATGAAAGATGATTTCCTGATTAAAATTGAAACATGGCACAAACCAGACCTGGGAACACAAGAGAAC GTGCACAGGTTGGAGCCAGATGTCTGGAAGAATGTAGAGGTGGTTAATATTGACATTGCAGATCGGCGCCAGGTTCTGTCAAAG GATTACAAGCCAGAGGAAGATCCAGCAAAATTTAAATCTGTTAAAACGGGGCGTGGTCCTCTGGGCCCTGATTGGAAG aagctgctggggcAACAGAGTGACTGTCCTCATATGTGTGCTTACAAACTggtaaccatcaagttcaagtgGTGGGGCCTGCAAAATAAAGTGGAAAACTTCATCCATAAG CAagagaagcgtctgttcacaaaTTTCCATCGGCAGCTCTTCTGCTGGCTGGACAAGTGGGTGGAGCTGACAATGGAAGACATCCGCAGGATGGAAGATGAGACCAAGAAAGAGCTAGATGAG ATGAGAGAGAAGGACCCAGTAAAAGGAATGGTGGCAGCAGATGACTAG